A single window of Jiangella alkaliphila DNA harbors:
- a CDS encoding FAD-dependent oxidoreductase, with translation MSQERPLLVTEPATADRPFRTEHLAADLVIVGGGLAGSCAAVTAARAGIRVVLVQDRPVLGGNASSEVRLWALGATAHMFNNNRWSREGGVLDELLVENTFRNREGNAVLFDSVLLEKVVSEPNITLLLNTAAIAVEKDGGDIRSVTAFCSQNSTRYELTAPLFCDASGDGVLGYLAGAAYRMGAESKDEFGELFAPEESYGGLLGQSIYFYSKDVGQPVTFTPPAYALTDITKIPRWRSFDTKVQGCRLWWIEYGGRLDTVHDTEAIKWELWKVVYGVWNHLKNSGQFPEAETLTLEWVGLIPGKRESRRFEGLYLLRQQDLVEQRPHDDAVASGGWSIDLHPADGVFSEHAGSSHLHTRGVYQVPYRCLVSRDVGNLFLAGRIISVSHVAFASTRVMATCAQLGQAVGMAAALCTRSALAPADVVKPDRMRELQRELLRAGQHIPGHRLDDPDDLVRSATLSASSSFVLSELPADGPAVPLDAPRAQLLPVPAGRCPRIALTVDVAAPTTLRAELRTGNRPDDYTPDVVLGAQEFALEPGPAQRIELDLDVTIDEPRYVFVALMANDDVAVRTTLTRVTGLVSVRHPGTQEADPAVGRPRVEFWTPERRPGGHNLAVTVDPPLRAWDVENLRNGRARPAAQPNAWAAARGDAAPAATLRWASPRVIERIELSFDTDFDHALETVLWPHPEHAMPFCVRDYRVRAGGTVVAERSGNHQTRDTLVFDPPLETDELTVEVVASHGDVPAAVFEVRCYGGRA, from the coding sequence ATGAGCCAGGAACGTCCGCTGCTCGTCACCGAACCGGCCACCGCCGACCGTCCGTTCCGCACCGAGCACCTCGCCGCCGACCTCGTCATCGTCGGCGGGGGACTGGCCGGCAGCTGCGCCGCCGTCACCGCCGCCCGGGCCGGCATCCGGGTCGTGCTGGTGCAGGACCGCCCAGTGCTGGGCGGCAACGCCTCCAGCGAGGTGCGGCTGTGGGCGCTCGGCGCGACCGCGCACATGTTCAACAACAACCGGTGGTCGCGCGAGGGCGGGGTGCTGGACGAGCTCCTCGTCGAGAACACGTTCCGCAACCGCGAGGGCAACGCCGTCCTGTTCGACAGCGTGCTGCTGGAGAAGGTCGTGTCCGAGCCGAACATCACCTTGCTGCTGAACACCGCGGCGATCGCGGTCGAGAAGGACGGCGGCGACATCCGTTCCGTGACGGCGTTCTGCAGCCAGAACTCAACCCGCTACGAGCTGACGGCGCCGCTGTTCTGCGACGCGTCCGGCGACGGTGTGCTCGGGTACCTGGCCGGCGCGGCCTACCGGATGGGCGCGGAGTCGAAGGACGAGTTCGGCGAGCTGTTCGCGCCGGAGGAGTCCTACGGCGGGCTGCTCGGCCAGTCGATCTACTTCTACAGCAAGGACGTCGGCCAGCCGGTGACGTTCACGCCGCCGGCCTATGCGCTGACCGACATCACGAAGATCCCGCGCTGGCGCAGCTTCGACACCAAGGTGCAGGGCTGCCGCCTGTGGTGGATCGAGTACGGCGGCCGGCTGGACACCGTCCACGACACCGAGGCGATCAAGTGGGAGCTGTGGAAGGTCGTCTACGGCGTCTGGAACCACCTGAAGAACTCCGGGCAGTTCCCCGAGGCGGAGACGCTGACGCTGGAGTGGGTCGGGCTGATCCCGGGCAAGCGCGAGAGCCGCCGGTTCGAGGGCCTCTACCTGCTGCGCCAGCAGGACCTCGTCGAGCAGCGCCCGCACGACGACGCCGTCGCGTCGGGCGGCTGGTCCATCGACCTGCACCCCGCCGACGGCGTGTTCAGCGAGCACGCGGGCAGCAGCCACCTGCACACCCGCGGCGTCTACCAGGTGCCCTACCGCTGCCTGGTCAGCCGTGACGTCGGCAACCTGTTCCTGGCCGGGCGGATCATCAGCGTCTCGCACGTCGCGTTCGCCTCGACCCGGGTCATGGCCACCTGCGCGCAGCTCGGCCAGGCCGTCGGCATGGCGGCCGCGCTGTGCACTCGTTCGGCACTCGCGCCGGCCGATGTCGTCAAGCCGGACCGGATGCGCGAGCTGCAGCGCGAGCTGCTGCGGGCCGGGCAGCACATCCCGGGTCACCGGCTGGACGACCCGGACGACCTGGTGCGGAGCGCGACGCTGTCGGCGTCCAGCTCGTTCGTGCTGTCCGAGCTGCCCGCCGACGGCCCGGCTGTGCCGCTGGACGCGCCGCGAGCGCAGCTGCTGCCGGTGCCGGCCGGCCGCTGCCCGCGGATCGCGCTGACCGTCGACGTCGCCGCGCCGACGACCCTGCGGGCGGAGCTGCGCACCGGGAACCGGCCGGACGACTACACGCCCGACGTCGTGCTCGGCGCCCAGGAGTTCGCGCTCGAGCCGGGGCCGGCGCAGCGGATCGAGCTGGATCTCGATGTCACCATCGACGAGCCGCGCTACGTGTTCGTCGCGCTGATGGCCAACGACGACGTCGCGGTGCGGACGACGCTCACCCGGGTCACCGGCCTGGTGTCGGTCCGGCACCCGGGGACGCAGGAGGCCGACCCCGCCGTCGGGCGGCCCCGGGTGGAGTTCTGGACGCCGGAGCGGCGGCCCGGCGGGCACAACCTCGCCGTGACGGTGGACCCGCCGCTGCGCGCGTGGGACGTCGAGAACCTGCGCAACGGCCGTGCCCGGCCGGCCGCTCAGCCGAATGCCTGGGCGGCGGCGCGTGGCGACGCCGCGCCGGCCGCAACGCTGCGGTGGGCGTCGCCGCGGGTGATCGAGCGGATCGAGCTGAGCTTCGACACCGACTTCGACCACGCGCTGGAGACCGTGCTCTGGCCGCACCCGGAGCACGCGATGCCGTTCTGCGTGCGCGACTACCGCGTGCGCGCAGGAGGCACCGTGGTGGCGGAACGGAGTGGGAACCACCAGACCCGGGACACGCTGGTGTTCGACCCGCCGCTGGAGACCGACGAGCTGACCGTCGAGGTCGTCGCGAGCCACGGCGACGTGCCCGCGGCGGTCTTCGAGGTCCGCTGCTACGGAGGCCGCGCATGA
- a CDS encoding FAD-dependent oxidoreductase, whose amino-acid sequence MPELQTDVLVVGGGLGGVAAALAAARLGHRVVLTEETDWLGGQLTAQAVPPDEHPWIETAHTAAGYADLRRRVRDYYRRNYPLTPDAAADPLLDPGLGIVSRFCHEPRVAVAVLDELLAPLRAAGRLTVLLEHAPVAAHTSGDEVDAVTLRDARTGAEVTVGASYVLDATELGDLLELAGVEHVIGAEGQDATGEPHAPAVADPLDQQAVSWCFALDHRPGEDHTVDRPAGYDHWRDTVAPFWPGPQLSWRDVVPITLREREWRLFESNPGAQAPFSLWRFRRVLAREQLTGVDSDVTVVNWPQIDYWERPLLGVGPDERAAALAASRELSLSFLHWMQTEAPRPDGGTGYPGLRLRPDVSGTADGLAKSAYIRESRRIRAEFTVLEQHVGVDARPDGAGSEVFADSVGLGRYRIDLHPSTAGRTYVDIEAYPFQIPLGALIPQRVDNLLPANKNLGTTHITNGCYRLHPVEWSIGAAAGALAAFCLSHGLPPRKVRSDQTHLADFQRLLTGALGVTLAWPDEIRTHRD is encoded by the coding sequence ATGCCTGAACTCCAGACCGACGTCCTCGTGGTCGGGGGTGGGCTGGGCGGCGTCGCAGCCGCGCTCGCCGCCGCCCGGCTCGGCCATCGGGTGGTGTTGACGGAGGAGACCGACTGGCTCGGCGGGCAGCTGACCGCGCAGGCCGTGCCGCCGGACGAGCACCCGTGGATCGAGACGGCGCACACCGCCGCCGGCTACGCGGACCTGCGCCGCCGGGTCCGCGACTACTACCGGCGCAACTACCCGCTGACTCCGGACGCCGCGGCCGACCCGCTGCTCGACCCCGGCCTCGGCATCGTGAGCCGGTTCTGCCACGAGCCGCGCGTGGCGGTCGCCGTCCTGGACGAGCTGCTGGCGCCGCTGCGCGCGGCCGGCCGGCTCACCGTCCTGCTGGAGCACGCACCGGTCGCGGCGCACACCAGCGGCGACGAGGTCGACGCCGTCACGCTGCGCGACGCCCGCACCGGCGCCGAGGTCACCGTCGGCGCGAGCTACGTGCTCGACGCCACCGAGCTGGGCGACCTGCTGGAGCTGGCCGGCGTCGAGCACGTCATCGGCGCCGAGGGACAGGACGCGACCGGCGAGCCGCACGCGCCCGCCGTCGCCGACCCGCTGGACCAGCAGGCGGTCTCGTGGTGCTTCGCACTGGACCACCGGCCGGGCGAGGACCACACCGTCGACCGGCCGGCCGGCTACGACCACTGGCGCGACACGGTCGCGCCGTTCTGGCCCGGCCCGCAGCTGTCCTGGCGCGACGTCGTTCCGATCACCCTGCGCGAGCGCGAGTGGCGGCTGTTCGAGAGCAACCCGGGCGCGCAGGCGCCGTTCTCGCTGTGGCGGTTCCGCCGGGTGCTGGCCCGCGAGCAGCTGACCGGCGTCGACTCCGACGTCACGGTCGTGAACTGGCCGCAGATCGACTACTGGGAGCGCCCGCTGCTCGGCGTCGGGCCGGACGAGCGGGCGGCCGCGCTGGCGGCCAGCCGGGAGCTGTCGCTGTCGTTCCTGCACTGGATGCAGACCGAGGCGCCGCGCCCGGACGGCGGCACCGGCTACCCGGGGCTGCGGCTGCGCCCGGATGTCTCCGGCACCGCGGACGGCCTGGCGAAGTCGGCGTACATCCGCGAGTCGCGGCGCATCCGGGCCGAGTTCACCGTCCTCGAGCAGCACGTCGGCGTCGACGCCCGCCCGGACGGCGCGGGCAGCGAGGTGTTCGCCGACAGCGTCGGACTCGGCCGCTACCGCATCGACCTGCACCCCAGCACGGCCGGGCGGACCTACGTCGACATCGAGGCGTACCCGTTCCAGATCCCGCTCGGCGCGCTGATCCCGCAGCGGGTCGACAACCTGCTGCCGGCGAACAAGAACCTCGGGACCACGCACATCACCAACGGCTGCTACCGGCTGCACCCGGTCGAGTGGAGCATCGGCGCGGCGGCCGGCGCGCTGGCCGCGTTCTGCCTCAGCCACGGGCTGCCGCCGCGCAAGGTGCGCTCCGACCAGACCCATCTGGCGGACTTCCAGCGGCTGCTGACCGGGGCGCTCGGCGTCACCCTCGCCTGGCCGGACGAGATCCGCACCCACCGCGACTGA
- a CDS encoding glycoside hydrolase family 3 protein: MTLIEKLTLEQKVRLLTGADTWGLYDEPAIGLRRMVLSDGPSGIRGESWDDRERALNLPSATALGATWDVDLAERYGAVLAAEARRRGVDVVLGPTINLHRSPLGGRHFEAYSEDPLLTSRLAAAYVRGVQDGGVGACPKHYVANDFETERFTADVVVSDRALRELYLAAFEDTVVDERPWMVMAAYNSVNGTTMTENALLGSPLCDEWGFDGVVVSDWWAARTTEPAARARLDLVMPGPDGPWGDALVKAVRAGEVPEEAVDEKVRRLLRLAERVGALDGFAAAAPPVVGDGAGFAREVAAAGTVLVRNENELPWDAAALRSVAVIGHNALAARTQGGGSAHVEPERVVSPLDGLRAALPDADVRWMLGAVVQPGIEPLPLGALTDPVSGEPGVRLVARAADGSVVLDENRRTANLSRLGSARLGATTTLELTTRYLPAAGGATRLGVAGAGTVELSVGGAVVLATTLVHAGEEFGGGLVAPPSATAEVELTAGTPVDLRVTVELPPRENADSGVTLVLGADLATADADTELARAAEAARAADVAVVVVGTSAEVEREGADRTSLALPGRQDDLVRAVAAANPRTVVVVNAGAPVLLPWRDDVAAVLLTWFGGQEYGHALADVLLGLVEPGGRLPTTWPATEAGVPVLDTTPVGGAVRYDEGVHVGHRAWLRAGAEPAYPFGHGLGYTTWSFDELAADGRDVTVSVRNTGTRPGKHVVQVYLSRAESAVDRPARWLAGFAVVEAAPGEAVTASVRLRPRAFEHWDGGWRTEPGTFTVRAGSSVLDLPLSTEIVAG; this comes from the coding sequence ATGACTCTGATCGAGAAGCTGACGCTGGAGCAGAAGGTCCGGCTGCTGACCGGCGCCGACACCTGGGGGCTCTACGACGAGCCGGCGATCGGCCTGCGCCGCATGGTGCTCTCCGACGGGCCGTCCGGCATCCGCGGCGAGAGCTGGGACGACCGCGAGCGGGCACTCAACCTGCCGTCGGCGACGGCGCTCGGCGCCACCTGGGACGTCGACCTGGCCGAGCGGTACGGCGCGGTGCTGGCGGCCGAGGCCCGCCGCCGCGGCGTCGACGTCGTGCTCGGGCCGACCATCAACCTGCACCGCAGCCCGCTCGGCGGGCGGCACTTCGAGGCGTACTCGGAGGACCCGCTGCTGACGTCGCGACTGGCGGCGGCGTACGTGCGCGGCGTGCAGGACGGCGGCGTGGGCGCCTGCCCGAAGCACTACGTCGCCAACGACTTCGAGACCGAGCGGTTCACCGCCGACGTCGTGGTCTCGGACCGCGCACTGCGTGAGCTGTACCTGGCGGCGTTCGAGGACACCGTCGTCGACGAGCGGCCCTGGATGGTGATGGCCGCCTACAACTCGGTGAACGGCACGACGATGACCGAGAACGCGCTGCTGGGCTCGCCGCTGTGCGATGAGTGGGGCTTCGACGGCGTCGTCGTCTCCGACTGGTGGGCGGCGCGGACGACGGAACCGGCGGCCCGCGCCCGGCTGGACCTGGTGATGCCGGGGCCGGACGGACCCTGGGGCGACGCGCTGGTCAAGGCGGTGCGGGCGGGCGAGGTGCCGGAGGAGGCGGTCGACGAGAAGGTGCGGCGGCTGCTCCGGCTGGCCGAGCGGGTCGGCGCGCTGGACGGGTTCGCCGCGGCCGCCCCGCCGGTCGTCGGGGACGGGGCCGGGTTCGCCCGCGAGGTCGCGGCGGCCGGGACGGTGCTCGTCCGCAACGAGAACGAGCTGCCGTGGGACGCGGCGGCCCTGCGGTCGGTCGCCGTCATCGGGCACAACGCGCTGGCCGCCCGCACCCAGGGCGGCGGCAGCGCGCACGTCGAGCCGGAGCGGGTGGTGTCGCCGCTGGACGGCCTGCGCGCGGCGCTGCCGGACGCGGACGTGCGCTGGATGCTGGGCGCGGTCGTCCAGCCGGGCATCGAGCCGCTGCCGCTGGGTGCGCTGACCGACCCGGTCTCCGGCGAGCCCGGCGTCCGGCTGGTGGCCCGGGCCGCCGACGGGTCGGTCGTGCTGGACGAGAACCGCCGCACCGCGAACCTGTCCCGGCTCGGGTCGGCGCGGCTGGGCGCTACCACGACGCTGGAGCTCACCACCCGGTACCTGCCCGCGGCCGGCGGCGCGACACGGCTGGGCGTCGCGGGCGCCGGGACGGTCGAGCTGAGCGTCGGCGGCGCCGTCGTACTGGCGACCACCCTGGTCCACGCCGGCGAGGAGTTCGGCGGCGGGCTGGTGGCGCCGCCGTCGGCGACCGCCGAGGTCGAGCTGACCGCGGGCACGCCGGTGGACCTGCGGGTCACCGTCGAGCTGCCGCCGCGCGAGAACGCCGACAGCGGCGTCACGCTCGTCCTCGGCGCGGACCTCGCCACGGCCGACGCGGACACCGAGCTCGCGCGCGCCGCCGAGGCGGCGCGGGCCGCCGACGTCGCCGTCGTCGTGGTCGGCACCAGTGCGGAGGTCGAGCGCGAGGGCGCCGACCGCACGTCGCTGGCGCTGCCCGGCCGGCAGGACGACCTCGTCCGCGCGGTCGCCGCCGCGAACCCGCGCACCGTCGTCGTGGTCAACGCGGGCGCGCCGGTGCTGCTGCCATGGCGCGACGACGTCGCCGCGGTGCTGCTCACCTGGTTCGGCGGCCAGGAGTACGGACACGCGCTGGCCGACGTGCTGCTCGGGTTGGTCGAGCCGGGCGGCCGGCTGCCGACGACCTGGCCGGCCACCGAGGCGGGCGTGCCGGTCCTGGACACCACGCCGGTCGGCGGCGCCGTCCGCTACGACGAGGGCGTCCACGTCGGGCACCGCGCCTGGCTGCGGGCCGGCGCCGAGCCCGCGTACCCGTTCGGGCACGGCCTGGGCTACACGACCTGGTCGTTCGACGAGCTCGCGGCCGACGGCCGCGACGTCACCGTCAGCGTCCGCAACACCGGGACGCGGCCCGGCAAGCACGTCGTCCAGGTGTACCTGTCCCGCGCCGAGTCCGCCGTCGACCGGCCGGCCCGCTGGCTGGCCGGGTTCGCCGTCGTCGAGGCGGCGCCGGGGGAGGCGGTGACGGCGAGCGTGCGGCTCCGGCCGCGCGCGTTCGAGCACTGGGACGGCGGCTGGCGCACCGAGCCGGGCACGTTCACCGTGCGCGCCGGCTCGAGCGTCCTCGATCTCCCGCTCAGCACCGAGATCGTCGCGGGCTGA
- a CDS encoding LacI family DNA-binding transcriptional regulator: protein MTTQRRERAPRQADVARLAGVSQSAVSRVIGGDPEAAARIPEDTRRRILEAVKELGYVPNLSARKLRNKTNRLLGVHTFEPVFPHARESFYFEFLLGIEERAEEIGYDLVLFTSTGASDGRRRVYRDGTNRLNVADGTVLLGVATDKADLARLWQEGYPFIHIGRRDVPGAADIPCIVPDYFGITGDIAGRLAALGHQHVAYLREDLELEPYEDRRRGYADAVERLGLIDRSPGFRGVPGLDDAWLDQLAGGPETAVVSESERLAESLLRGLRARGRDVPADVSVVVLEGIGPDASLRWEHLDIPRKEIGRIAIDALVAIVDDPDARNESIVVPCSIVDGVTTAPARP from the coding sequence GTGACGACCCAGCGACGAGAACGGGCGCCGCGCCAGGCCGACGTCGCGCGGCTGGCGGGGGTGTCGCAGTCCGCGGTGTCGCGGGTGATCGGCGGCGACCCGGAGGCCGCCGCCCGCATCCCGGAGGACACCCGCCGGCGCATCCTCGAGGCGGTCAAGGAGCTCGGCTACGTGCCGAACCTGTCCGCCCGGAAGCTGCGCAACAAGACCAACCGGCTGCTCGGCGTGCACACGTTCGAGCCGGTGTTCCCGCACGCGCGCGAGAGCTTCTACTTCGAGTTCCTGCTCGGCATCGAGGAGCGGGCCGAGGAGATCGGCTACGACCTCGTGCTGTTCACGTCGACGGGAGCCAGCGACGGCCGCCGCCGGGTGTACCGCGACGGGACGAACCGGCTCAACGTCGCCGACGGCACCGTCCTGCTCGGCGTCGCGACGGACAAGGCCGACCTCGCCCGGCTGTGGCAGGAGGGCTACCCGTTCATCCACATCGGCCGCCGCGACGTGCCGGGCGCCGCGGACATCCCGTGCATCGTGCCGGACTACTTCGGCATCACCGGCGACATCGCCGGCCGGCTGGCCGCACTGGGCCACCAGCACGTCGCCTACCTGCGCGAGGACCTGGAGCTGGAGCCGTACGAGGACCGCCGGCGCGGGTACGCCGACGCCGTCGAGCGGCTCGGGCTGATCGACCGGTCGCCGGGCTTCCGCGGCGTCCCCGGGCTGGACGACGCCTGGCTCGACCAGCTGGCCGGCGGCCCCGAGACAGCGGTCGTCTCGGAGAGCGAGCGGCTGGCCGAGTCGCTGCTGCGCGGGCTGCGGGCGCGCGGCCGCGACGTCCCCGCCGACGTGTCGGTGGTCGTGCTCGAGGGCATCGGGCCGGACGCGTCGCTGCGCTGGGAGCACCTGGACATCCCGCGCAAGGAGATCGGCCGCATCGCCATCGACGCCCTGGTCGCCATCGTCGACGACCCGGACGCGCGCAACGAGAGCATCGTCGTCCCCTGCTCGATCGTCGACGGTGTCACCACCGCGCCCGCCCGACCCTGA
- a CDS encoding cellulase family glycosylhydrolase, with protein MFGRSPRTALLATAAALALAGGLLTGAAAAPAPQADGEAAAAPAAALPALHTQGNRIVNAAGTPVTLRGLSILAPEQNDVCTDCNSKPINELIDMTISDGWESKVLRLLVTEVLGKDLAAYDAQYIRPYVDYAVSKGLYVIIDLHLVRNYGDTAGAVPQSQVKQFWDYIAPRYGNNPNVLFEVFNEPINPDSWATWKTYIQPVVDSIRTVSDNVILMGSPAWSTRLNGARTNPITGGNIAYVYHLYPNQGPASAANLDPKFGNAAAEIPVVLTEFGWDPVQPPHPVTGGTTSGWGLPLRQYLDARPHIGWTAWIFDNFWAPVMFDKNWNLLGGEHQGAFVRDWLAGAPATSPCNTHLARGATATASSTLNANAAAARAVDGSCTDDGRWMSAEGDATPTLTINLGQYRSVDQIDVYSGYRWPATVADTILVDFRVEAHTSAGWVTAATIADNTKAVVSVAAPAASIDQVRLVITDPSNNAVDIARVYEVALH; from the coding sequence ATGTTCGGGAGATCACCGAGAACCGCCCTGCTCGCCACGGCGGCCGCGCTCGCGCTGGCGGGTGGGCTGCTCACCGGCGCCGCCGCAGCGCCGGCACCACAGGCGGACGGGGAGGCCGCGGCCGCACCTGCCGCCGCACTGCCGGCCCTGCACACGCAGGGCAATCGCATCGTCAACGCAGCCGGCACGCCGGTGACGCTGCGCGGCCTGTCCATCCTCGCGCCGGAGCAGAACGACGTCTGCACCGACTGCAACTCCAAGCCGATCAACGAGCTGATCGACATGACGATCAGCGACGGCTGGGAGTCCAAGGTGTTGCGGCTGCTGGTCACCGAGGTCCTGGGCAAGGACCTGGCGGCCTACGACGCCCAGTACATCCGGCCCTACGTCGACTACGCGGTGTCGAAGGGCCTGTACGTCATCATCGACCTGCACCTGGTGCGCAACTACGGCGACACCGCCGGCGCCGTGCCGCAGTCGCAGGTCAAGCAGTTCTGGGACTACATCGCGCCGCGCTACGGCAACAACCCGAACGTCCTGTTCGAGGTGTTCAACGAGCCGATCAACCCCGACAGCTGGGCCACCTGGAAGACCTACATCCAGCCCGTGGTCGACTCGATCCGGACCGTGTCGGACAACGTCATCCTCATGGGCAGCCCGGCCTGGAGCACCCGGCTCAACGGCGCCCGCACCAACCCGATCACCGGCGGGAACATCGCCTACGTCTACCACCTCTACCCGAACCAGGGCCCGGCGAGCGCGGCGAACCTCGACCCGAAGTTCGGCAACGCCGCCGCGGAGATCCCGGTCGTGCTCACCGAGTTCGGCTGGGACCCGGTGCAGCCACCGCACCCGGTCACCGGCGGGACGACGTCGGGCTGGGGGCTGCCGCTGCGGCAGTACCTCGACGCCCGTCCGCACATCGGCTGGACCGCCTGGATCTTCGACAACTTCTGGGCGCCGGTGATGTTCGACAAGAACTGGAACCTGCTCGGCGGCGAGCACCAGGGCGCGTTCGTCCGCGACTGGCTGGCCGGTGCGCCGGCGACGTCGCCGTGCAACACCCACCTGGCGCGCGGGGCGACCGCGACCGCGTCGTCGACGCTCAACGCGAACGCGGCGGCGGCGAGGGCCGTGGACGGGTCCTGCACCGACGACGGGCGCTGGATGTCCGCCGAGGGCGACGCCACCCCGACGCTGACGATCAACCTGGGCCAGTACCGCAGCGTCGACCAGATCGACGTCTACAGCGGCTACCGCTGGCCGGCCACGGTGGCCGACACCATCCTCGTCGACTTCCGGGTCGAGGCGCACACCTCGGCCGGCTGGGTGACGGCGGCCACGATCGCGGACAACACCAAGGCGGTCGTCTCGGTGGCCGCGCCGGCCGCCTCGATCGACCAGGTCCGTCTCGTCATCACCGACCCGTCGAACAACGCCGTCGACATCGCCCGGGTCTATGAGGTGGCCTTGCACTAG
- a CDS encoding DUF6351 family protein, protein MHRFSVAAIAASVLALALVSAAAPAAPRGLELSTLSGRADTVTGVDTLLRVDVPRDVPLHRVTVRLNGDDVTEAFVADPARRTLTGLVDGLRLGPNTLVASAPGRYGDRLDVVNHPQEGPVFSGPHQQPYVCETAQFTVPVIGGTLGPPLDEHCTVAPRVDYFYRTTAGAYAPWPDGATSYPADLASTTTSAGVTVPFIVRMETDSANRAVVQTSLLHDPLGEPEPTPTLRAGGWNGRAVFTLGGGCSGGWYRSGAGTGGVTDAFLLGQGYALMSSSLNVFGNNCHDLTAAESAMMTKELFVERYGPVEHTIGFGCSGGSYQAHQITDNYPGIFDGIVVGCSFPEVGFGTVDFISDAWLLHEYFTNDATLTWSQEQQRQVAGFATYATLPAMAVSAGRIDPRRFCGVLPAEQRYDPVTNPGGARCDVYDHAINVYGADPETGFARRPLDNVGIQYGLATLNDGTISPEQFLELNERIGGFDADANIVAERTVADLDATRIAYRTGRLTNGGGGLADVPIIDYRAYFDDQPAGDIHVRYHTNSLRERLENANGTAANHVSLLEDARYGLFSTGSPLLQHAITQMDAWLTTLAADDSGADRIDQIVAARPAELVEGCMTRAAAPEFVAETLDRDPAGECERLYPSASFPREVAGESVAADVVKCRLKEPERDDYAVEWTSAQWERLATIFAGGVCDYTVPGAGQQGLAGTWLRF, encoded by the coding sequence ATGCATCGCTTCAGTGTCGCCGCGATCGCCGCCTCGGTACTCGCCCTGGCGCTCGTCTCCGCCGCCGCCCCAGCAGCTCCGCGTGGGCTCGAGCTCAGCACGCTGTCCGGGCGGGCGGACACCGTCACCGGCGTCGACACGCTGCTGCGTGTCGACGTGCCCCGGGACGTCCCGCTGCACCGGGTGACCGTGCGCCTCAACGGCGACGACGTGACCGAGGCGTTCGTCGCCGACCCCGCCCGGCGGACCCTCACCGGACTGGTCGACGGCCTGCGGCTCGGGCCGAACACGCTGGTCGCGAGCGCTCCCGGGCGCTACGGCGACCGCCTCGACGTCGTCAACCATCCGCAGGAAGGGCCGGTGTTCTCCGGGCCGCACCAGCAGCCGTACGTCTGCGAGACCGCGCAGTTCACCGTGCCGGTGATCGGCGGGACGCTCGGCCCGCCGCTGGACGAGCACTGCACCGTCGCGCCTCGGGTCGACTACTTCTATCGCACGACGGCGGGCGCGTACGCGCCGTGGCCGGACGGCGCGACGTCGTACCCGGCCGACCTGGCGAGTACGACCACGTCGGCGGGCGTGACCGTCCCGTTCATCGTCCGGATGGAGACGGACAGTGCCAACCGGGCCGTCGTGCAGACCAGCCTGCTGCACGACCCGCTGGGCGAGCCCGAGCCGACGCCCACGCTGCGGGCCGGCGGCTGGAACGGCCGGGCCGTCTTCACCCTGGGCGGCGGCTGCTCCGGTGGCTGGTACCGCTCCGGCGCCGGGACGGGCGGGGTCACCGACGCGTTCCTGCTGGGTCAGGGCTACGCGCTGATGTCGTCCTCGCTCAACGTCTTCGGCAACAACTGCCACGACCTCACCGCGGCCGAGTCGGCGATGATGACCAAGGAGCTGTTCGTCGAGCGCTACGGGCCGGTCGAGCACACCATCGGGTTCGGCTGCTCCGGCGGCTCGTACCAGGCGCACCAGATCACCGACAACTACCCCGGCATCTTCGACGGCATTGTCGTGGGCTGCTCCTTCCCCGAGGTCGGGTTCGGGACGGTCGACTTCATCAGCGACGCCTGGCTGCTGCACGAGTACTTCACCAACGACGCCACCCTGACGTGGTCGCAGGAGCAGCAGCGTCAGGTGGCGGGCTTCGCCACCTACGCCACGTTGCCGGCTATGGCGGTCAGCGCCGGGCGCATCGACCCGCGCCGGTTCTGCGGCGTCCTGCCGGCCGAGCAGCGCTACGACCCCGTCACCAATCCCGGCGGCGCCCGCTGCGACGTCTACGACCACGCGATCAACGTCTACGGCGCCGACCCCGAGACCGGGTTCGCGCGGCGGCCGCTGGACAACGTCGGCATCCAGTACGGGCTTGCGACCCTGAACGACGGCACCATCAGCCCGGAGCAGTTCCTGGAGCTCAACGAGCGGATCGGCGGCTTCGACGCCGACGCGAACATCGTGGCCGAGCGGACCGTGGCTGACCTCGATGCCACCCGCATCGCGTACCGGACCGGCCGGTTGACCAACGGCGGCGGTGGCCTGGCGGACGTCCCGATCATCGACTACCGGGCCTACTTCGACGACCAGCCGGCCGGCGACATCCACGTCCGCTACCACACGAACTCGCTGCGGGAGCGGCTGGAGAACGCGAACGGCACGGCCGCCAACCACGTCAGCCTGCTGGAGGACGCCCGCTACGGGCTGTTCAGCACCGGGAGCCCGCTGCTCCAGCACGCGATCACCCAGATGGACGCGTGGCTGACGACGCTCGCGGCGGACGACTCCGGCGCCGACCGCATCGACCAGATCGTCGCGGCCCGCCCGGCCGAGCTGGTGGAGGGGTGCATGACGCGGGCGGCCGCGCCGGAGTTCGTCGCCGAGACGCTGGACCGCGACCCGGCGGGGGAGTGCGAGCGGCTGTACCCGTCGGCCTCGTTCCCCCGTGAGGTGGCCGGCGAGAGCGTGGCGGCCGACGTCGTCAAGTGCCGGCTGAAGGAGCCGGAGCGCGACGACTACGCCGTCGAGTGGACGTCCGCGCAATGGGAGCGGCTGGCGACGATCTTCGCCGGCGGCGTGTGCGACTACACGGTCCCCGGCGCCGGGCAGCAGGGCCTCGCCGGCACCTGGCTGCGGTTCTGA